One Panicum virgatum strain AP13 chromosome 9K, P.virgatum_v5, whole genome shotgun sequence genomic region harbors:
- the LOC120651957 gene encoding F-box protein At5g07610-like, giving the protein MEGPDSKKGRGPAAATGAAAGGGSGLTDGLIVDILSRAPVKSICRFKCVSPSWRALISHPDSRKKLPQTLAGFFYFDEFDSCEFVSLAEPPPPRWIGRLRLPSLSDFAFLPANTGGGALDCCNGLVLLNSRSASASVSEPPASYVVCNPATERWTAVPPVPEQTQAGKICISSILCFDPAVSPHFHVVRLLQADEDDGFTEDNLFEGFEIYSSETGGWAFHPQSSGWSPPSHWSRRTYFNGSLHFITGDQRAIAALDMDGQTRRIIPVPRTKEVELVGHSQGRLFFANRDDRNAHKLSVYVLEDHGRWTLKHCVNTSGLFPGEDEYLQSGLLVGVAAIHPHCNSVFLFDSLQGRLMFYNMDSRTVRVIRSVSESCLWSFVPYAPLHMETSALENGN; this is encoded by the coding sequence ATGGAGGGCCCCGACTCCAAGAAGGGacgcggccccgccgccgccaccggcgccgcggccggcggtggcagcggcctCACCGACGGGCTCATCGTCGACATCCTCTCGCGCGCGCCCGTCAAGTCGATCTGCCGCTTCAAGTGCGTCTCGCCGTCGTGGCGCGCCCTCATCTCCCACCCCGACAGCCGCAAGAAGCTGCCCCAGACCCTCGCCGGCTTCTTCTACTTCGACGAGTTCGACTCCTGCGAGTTCGTCAGCctggccgagccgccgccgccgaggtggaTCGGACGGCTGCGTCTCCCCTCGCTCTCTGATTTCGCCTTCCTGCCCGCGAACACGGGCGGCGGGGCGCTGGACTGCTGCaacgggctcgtcctcctcaacTCCCggagcgcctccgcctccgtctCCGAGCCGCCGGCTTCCTACGTCGTCTGCAACCCTGCCACCGAGAGGTGGACCGCCGTGCCGCCCGTGCCGGAACAAACCCAGGCCGGCAAGATCTGCATCTCCAGCATCCTGTGCTTCGATCCGGCCGTCTCCCCGCACTTCCACGTGGTCCGATTACTGCAGGCAGACGAGGACGATGGATTCACCGAAGACAACCTGTTCGAGGGGTTTGAGATCTACTCCTCTGAAACTGGAGGCTGGGCTTTTCATCCCCAGAGCAGCGGGTGGTCTCCTCCCAGCCACTGGAGCAGGAGAACCTATTTCAATGGCTCGCTGCATTTCATCACCGGCGACCAACGCGCGATCGCGGCACTGGACATGGACGGGCAGACAAGGAGAATCATCCCAGTCCCGCGAACCAAAGAGGTCGAGCTCGTTGGGCATTCTCAGGGCCGCTTGTTCTTCGCGAACAGGGATGATCGCAACGCCCACAAGCTATCAGTCTACGTCTTGGAGGACCATGGCAGGTGGACTCTGAAGCACTGTGTCAACACTTCAGGCCTGTTTCCTGGTGAGGACGAGTACCTGCAGTCTGGGCTCTTGGTGGGAGTAGCCGCCATTCATCCCCACTGCAACTCGGTCTTCTTGTTTGATTCGCTGCAGGGGAGGTTGATGTTCTACAATATGGACAGCAGGACTGTTCGTGTCATTCGCAGTGTGTCAGAGTCCTGTTTGTGGTCATTTGTACCTTATGCCCCACTCCACATGGAGACCTCAGCACTGGAAAATGGCAACTAG